One segment of Amycolatopsis alba DSM 44262 DNA contains the following:
- a CDS encoding M16 family metallopeptidase, with amino-acid sequence MADPELVRFTLDNGLRVVLAPDATAPVVGVSVHYDVGFRSEPEGRTGFAHLFEHLMFQGSESLEKLAHFRYVQSSGGSFNGSTHPDYTDYFEVLPAAALERALFLEADRMRAPKLTQENLANQIDVVKEEIRLNVLNRPYGGFPWITLPPVLYSTFPNAHNGYGGFEDLEQATLDDCAAFFDTYYSPANAVLTVAGDFTVEAARELIEKHFGDVPHRPAPERPSFAEPAPEGELRGEQIDPHAPLPAVGVGYRMPDPINDIDGYLANLVLAGVLTDGDGSRLQQRLVHREPLVVDIGAGAGLFGPFEARDPDTFTITAIHPHEVSTDQVLAALDEELEKLAATPPEDQELKKVTARWAASLHSEHDKLVSRTLALGSFELLYGDASLVYRLAEKMSAVTGEAVSAAAKALRPDSRAVLVVRPGSADSEQEGSEQ; translated from the coding sequence ATGGCCGATCCCGAGCTTGTCCGATTCACCCTCGACAACGGTCTGCGCGTGGTGCTCGCGCCCGACGCGACCGCTCCGGTGGTGGGTGTCAGCGTCCACTACGACGTGGGCTTCCGTTCCGAGCCCGAAGGGCGCACCGGTTTCGCGCACCTCTTCGAGCATTTGATGTTCCAGGGGAGCGAGAGCCTGGAGAAGCTCGCGCACTTCCGGTACGTCCAGTCGAGTGGTGGCAGCTTCAACGGGTCCACCCATCCGGACTACACGGACTATTTCGAGGTCCTCCCCGCCGCGGCTCTCGAGCGCGCCCTGTTCCTCGAAGCGGACAGGATGCGGGCGCCGAAGCTGACGCAGGAGAACCTGGCCAACCAGATCGACGTGGTCAAGGAGGAGATCCGCCTCAACGTGCTGAACCGGCCGTACGGCGGGTTCCCGTGGATCACCCTCCCGCCGGTGCTTTACTCCACGTTCCCCAACGCGCACAACGGATACGGCGGTTTCGAGGACCTCGAACAGGCCACCCTGGACGACTGCGCGGCCTTCTTCGACACCTACTACTCGCCCGCGAACGCGGTGCTGACCGTCGCCGGTGACTTCACCGTCGAAGCGGCCCGCGAGCTGATCGAGAAGCACTTCGGCGACGTGCCGCACCGGCCCGCGCCCGAGCGTCCCTCGTTCGCCGAGCCTGCCCCCGAAGGCGAGCTGCGCGGCGAGCAGATCGACCCGCACGCCCCGCTGCCCGCGGTCGGCGTCGGCTACCGCATGCCGGACCCGATCAACGACATCGACGGCTACCTGGCGAACCTCGTGCTCGCCGGCGTGCTGACCGACGGCGACGGCTCCCGGCTGCAGCAGCGCCTGGTGCACCGCGAGCCGCTGGTCGTCGACATCGGCGCGGGCGCCGGGCTGTTCGGCCCGTTCGAGGCCCGCGACCCGGACACGTTCACCATCACCGCGATCCACCCGCACGAGGTGAGCACCGACCAGGTCCTCGCCGCGCTGGACGAGGAACTGGAGAAGCTGGCGGCCACGCCGCCGGAGGACCAGGAACTGAAGAAGGTCACCGCGCGCTGGGCCGCGAGCCTGCACTCCGAGCACGACAAGCTGGTGTCCCGCACGCTGGCACTCGGCTCGTTCGAGCTGCTCTACGGCGACGCGTCGCTGGTGTACCGGCTCGCCGAGAAGATGTCGGCCGTCACCGGGGAAGCCGTTTCGGCGGCGGCCAAGGCGCTGCGGCCGGACTCGCGCGCCGTCCTCGTCGTCCGTCCCGGCAGTGCCGATTCCGAACAGGAAGGTTCCGAGCAGTGA
- a CDS encoding M16 family metallopeptidase: MSAPHRTAEEIGRTAAGPRPVPSLGTQRAAAELSHVDTTLSNGLRVLAVRKATVPLVELRAWIPFAGEDKLHPATAEVLAETLLTGTARRDRIEIDAELALIGGDLASGVDPERLAITGTSLADGLPTMLNVLADALTGASYADAEVERERERLIERIAVSRTQPRTIAREALQKHRYGDHPAVREVPQAEDVAIVTPEQVRALHRASVLPRGSVLVLVGDIDPETVIGDLEKALGGWASDRSAVRLPVLPDLTGGNVLLVPRAGAVQSQIRLSAQAVSRTDPRYAALQLANLAYGGYFSSRLVENIREDKGYTYSAHSGFEFTDQTAVLNVDADTATDATAAALMETRYELARLGLVPPTAEEVESVRQYAIGSLVTAASSQGGLAAQLAALAATGLGADWLAGHPARLAAVTAEDVASAALEFFAPKRFTGVVVGDADVLAPKLTALGDVTVGESA; encoded by the coding sequence GTGAGCGCACCGCACCGCACCGCCGAGGAGATCGGCCGCACGGCCGCCGGGCCGCGTCCGGTCCCGTCGCTGGGGACGCAGCGCGCCGCCGCCGAGCTGTCCCATGTGGACACCACGCTGAGCAACGGCCTGCGGGTGCTCGCCGTCCGCAAGGCCACCGTGCCGCTGGTCGAGCTGCGGGCGTGGATCCCGTTCGCGGGCGAGGACAAGCTGCACCCGGCGACCGCCGAAGTGCTGGCCGAGACCCTGCTGACCGGCACCGCCCGCCGCGACCGCATCGAGATCGACGCGGAACTGGCGCTGATCGGCGGTGACCTCGCCTCCGGCGTCGACCCGGAGCGCCTGGCCATCACCGGCACCTCGCTGGCCGACGGCCTGCCGACGATGCTGAACGTCCTCGCCGACGCGCTCACCGGCGCGTCGTACGCGGACGCCGAGGTCGAACGGGAACGCGAGCGGCTCATCGAGCGGATCGCCGTCTCCCGCACCCAGCCGAGGACGATCGCGCGAGAGGCGCTGCAGAAGCACCGCTACGGCGATCACCCCGCCGTGCGCGAGGTGCCGCAGGCCGAAGATGTCGCGATCGTGACGCCGGAGCAGGTGCGCGCGCTGCACCGGGCTTCGGTGCTGCCGCGGGGATCCGTGCTGGTCCTCGTCGGTGACATCGATCCGGAGACCGTCATCGGCGACCTGGAGAAGGCGCTCGGCGGCTGGGCTTCGGACCGTTCCGCCGTCCGTCTTCCCGTGCTTCCCGACCTCACCGGCGGCAATGTCCTGCTGGTGCCGCGGGCCGGTGCCGTGCAGTCGCAGATCCGGCTGTCCGCGCAGGCCGTGTCCCGCACGGACCCGAGGTACGCCGCGCTGCAGCTGGCGAACCTCGCGTACGGCGGGTACTTCTCGTCGCGGCTGGTCGAGAACATCCGTGAGGACAAGGGCTACACCTACAGCGCGCACTCCGGGTTCGAGTTCACCGACCAGACAGCCGTGCTGAACGTCGACGCGGACACCGCGACCGACGCGACCGCCGCCGCGCTCATGGAGACGCGGTACGAGCTGGCCAGGCTCGGTCTCGTGCCGCCCACCGCCGAAGAGGTCGAGTCGGTGCGGCAGTACGCGATCGGTTCGCTGGTCACGGCGGCGTCGTCGCAGGGCGGCCTCGCCGCGCAGCTGGCCGCGCTCGCCGCGACCGGACTGGGCGCCGACTGGCTCGCCGGGCATCCGGCCCGGCTGGCCGCGGTCACCGCCGAAGACGTGGCGAGCGCCGCGCTGGAGTTCTTCGCGCCCAAGCGGTTCACCGGGGTCGTCGTCGGCGACGCCGACGTCCTCGCGCCGAAGCTGACGGCGCTGGGCGACGTGACCGTCGGGGAGTCCGCTTGA
- the nudC gene encoding NAD(+) diphosphatase, producing the protein MADRQESLRTNPDRLATRWPDARVVLLDEHARTPVVEGSGALATRKTQDFGPEPPAEAVFLGEWQGTDFWSLPGRPAGETETVEMAGSWGVVEEVPRHEGEIWVDLRGYGDLLDDASAGLFTTAQALRNWRRQANFCARCGSETELVQLGWASKCTGCGREEYPRTDPAVICLVHDDAGVNGEHVLLARQPIWPPDRYSILAGFVEAGESLEGCVEREIREEVGVEVRDVRYLGSQPWPFPRSIMLGFTARADISARLVPAEGEIEEAFWVSREEVRSAFANSQLRNAGAVPTPIAGGTRQLVLPGNSSIARVMLAAWAGV; encoded by the coding sequence ATGGCGGACCGTCAGGAGTCCTTGCGCACCAACCCGGACAGGCTCGCCACCCGCTGGCCCGACGCACGGGTCGTGCTGCTCGACGAGCACGCGCGCACCCCGGTGGTGGAGGGGTCCGGCGCGCTCGCGACCCGCAAGACGCAGGACTTCGGCCCCGAGCCGCCCGCCGAGGCGGTCTTCCTCGGCGAGTGGCAGGGCACCGACTTCTGGTCGCTGCCCGGCCGCCCCGCCGGGGAGACCGAGACCGTCGAAATGGCGGGCAGCTGGGGCGTCGTCGAAGAGGTCCCGCGGCACGAAGGCGAGATCTGGGTCGACCTGCGCGGCTACGGCGACCTGCTCGACGACGCGTCGGCCGGGCTGTTCACCACCGCGCAGGCGCTGCGGAACTGGCGGCGGCAGGCGAACTTCTGCGCGCGGTGCGGGAGCGAGACCGAGCTGGTCCAGCTGGGCTGGGCGAGCAAGTGCACCGGCTGCGGCCGGGAGGAGTACCCGCGCACCGACCCGGCGGTGATCTGCCTCGTGCACGACGACGCCGGAGTCAACGGCGAGCACGTCCTGCTGGCGCGGCAGCCGATCTGGCCGCCGGACCGGTACTCGATCCTCGCCGGGTTCGTCGAGGCGGGGGAGTCGCTCGAAGGCTGTGTCGAGCGGGAGATCCGCGAAGAGGTCGGCGTCGAGGTGCGCGACGTGCGCTACCTCGGCAGCCAGCCGTGGCCGTTCCCGCGGTCGATCATGCTCGGCTTCACCGCGCGGGCCGACATCTCCGCCCGGCTGGTGCCCGCGGAAGGCGAGATCGAAGAGGCGTTCTGGGTTTCGCGCGAGGAGGTGCGGTCCGCGTTCGCGAACAGCCAGCTGCGGAACGCGGGCGCCGTGCCGACCCCGATCGCCGGTGGCACGCGGCAGCTGGTGCTGCCGGGGAACTCGTCGATCGCGCGCGTCATGCTGGCGGCCTGGGCAGGCGTTTAG
- a CDS encoding ROK family transcriptional regulator, whose product MLREINDRAAIEVLLQEGPMTRSELEVAIGLSKPATAQLLTRLEQDDVVTKAGVRGGGRGPRAQLWEVNGGVAYVAAVDLTPQKADFVVSDVTGAVLAEYQVPLPVHEGADVVGTFGAALTHVAGEAGLTTQDLRHVVIGAQGAFDPRTGLLSSAPHIPGWLGFDVPSRLSQELGVEVTIENDVNLVAIVEMTVGQAVGLDDFVMIWLSDGVGGAVVVGRRLLRGATGGGGEIDWMRVPDPASVAASNPKPRAGDRFGDIVASPAVVRLAAAHGIEAETGADAVAKARETENEPFLDDLARRVAGGAASLIAVVDPELVLLSGDTSRAGGDEFAALVARRLHELVLPRTPVGVASVQGNAVREGALQSALATVRRDVFGVNTPSLLGPGRSGAGEPHPIVAIPDSRTEPPSPAPTN is encoded by the coding sequence ATGCTGCGCGAGATCAACGATCGCGCGGCCATCGAGGTCCTCCTTCAGGAGGGGCCGATGACGCGTTCCGAGCTCGAGGTCGCGATCGGCCTGTCGAAGCCCGCGACGGCGCAGCTGCTCACCCGCCTCGAACAGGACGACGTCGTCACCAAGGCGGGCGTGCGCGGCGGGGGCCGCGGCCCGAGGGCGCAGCTCTGGGAGGTCAACGGCGGCGTCGCCTACGTCGCGGCCGTTGACCTGACACCGCAGAAGGCCGACTTCGTCGTCTCCGACGTCACCGGCGCGGTGCTCGCCGAGTACCAGGTCCCGCTGCCGGTCCACGAGGGCGCGGACGTCGTCGGCACCTTCGGCGCGGCACTCACCCACGTCGCGGGCGAAGCCGGGCTCACCACCCAGGACCTCCGCCACGTCGTCATCGGCGCGCAAGGCGCCTTCGACCCGCGCACGGGCCTGCTCTCCTCGGCCCCGCACATCCCCGGCTGGCTCGGCTTCGACGTGCCGAGCAGGCTCAGCCAGGAACTCGGCGTCGAGGTCACCATCGAGAACGACGTCAACCTCGTCGCGATCGTCGAAATGACGGTCGGCCAGGCCGTCGGGCTCGACGACTTCGTGATGATCTGGCTCAGCGACGGCGTGGGCGGCGCGGTGGTGGTCGGCCGCAGGCTGTTGCGCGGCGCGACCGGCGGTGGCGGCGAGATCGACTGGATGCGCGTCCCCGACCCGGCTTCCGTCGCCGCCTCGAACCCCAAGCCCCGTGCCGGAGATCGTTTCGGCGACATCGTCGCGTCGCCTGCCGTCGTCCGGTTGGCCGCCGCGCACGGCATCGAGGCGGAGACCGGCGCGGACGCCGTCGCCAAGGCCCGCGAGACCGAGAACGAACCCTTCCTCGACGATCTCGCCCGCCGCGTCGCGGGCGGCGCGGCCAGCCTGATCGCGGTCGTCGACCCCGAACTCGTGCTCCTTTCCGGTGACACCAGCCGGGCCGGTGGCGACGAATTCGCCGCACTGGTCGCGCGAAGGCTGCACGAGCTGGTCCTGCCCCGCACCCCGGTCGGGGTCGCTTCGGTGCAGGGCAACGCGGTCCGCGAGGGCGCGCTGCAATCGGCGCTCGCCACCGTCCGCCGGGACGTCTTCGGCGTCAACACCCCTTCGCTCCTCGGGCCCGGTCGGTCCGGGGCGGGAGAGCCCCATCCGATCGTGGCGATCCCGGATTCACGAACAGAACCACCGTCTCCCGCCCCAACCAACTAG
- a CDS encoding extracellular solute-binding protein, giving the protein MSSTTQVRRSGRRWRGSIVLGAVTVAALVSACSGAASGPNGGSGDAAAAPAADAKLTLTVYSKFTDREYNVVTAGLNKLKAKFPNIEIKHEGQQDDDKITQSIRGGNPPDVAISFFTDNLGAWCSTGSFQDLKPYIERDKIDLNQIPDAVRSYTEYQGKRCAMPLLADVYGFYYNKDMFAAKGITSPPKTTSELFEATKKLTEFNPDGSIKVAGFLPSMPFYANYAQYWAPNFGATYLGPDGQSHLADSPEWKAMFDFQKQLVDFYGGHAKVEQFKAGLGEEYSADHGFQRGKLAMMIDGEYRTAFIKDQAPALKFGTAAPPVLDSKPDRYGGAFTTGTIIAIPKGAKNPGAAWELIKQVTLDTSTLVELSNGLKNVPSTKAALTDPKLDVNPEFKTFLDLYNGGKLLPNPSTPIGDAHLKAVNDFAEKWQAGNIPDMVAGLKQVDAQINDELAQKRAGG; this is encoded by the coding sequence ATGAGTTCCACGACCCAGGTTCGGAGAAGTGGCCGCCGTTGGCGCGGCTCGATAGTGCTCGGCGCGGTCACCGTCGCCGCGCTGGTGTCCGCTTGTTCGGGCGCCGCAAGCGGCCCGAACGGTGGGTCGGGTGACGCGGCGGCCGCCCCCGCCGCGGACGCGAAGCTCACGCTGACCGTCTACAGCAAGTTCACCGACCGCGAGTACAACGTGGTCACCGCCGGGCTCAACAAGCTCAAGGCGAAGTTCCCGAACATCGAGATCAAGCACGAAGGCCAGCAGGACGACGACAAGATCACCCAGTCCATCCGCGGTGGCAACCCGCCGGACGTGGCGATCTCGTTCTTCACCGACAACCTCGGCGCCTGGTGTTCCACGGGCAGCTTCCAGGATCTCAAGCCCTACATCGAACGCGACAAGATCGACCTGAACCAGATCCCGGACGCCGTCCGCAGCTACACCGAGTACCAGGGCAAGCGCTGCGCCATGCCGCTGCTCGCCGACGTCTACGGCTTCTATTACAACAAGGACATGTTCGCGGCGAAGGGCATCACGTCGCCGCCGAAGACGACCTCGGAACTGTTCGAGGCCACCAAGAAGCTGACCGAGTTCAACCCGGACGGGTCGATCAAGGTCGCCGGCTTCCTGCCGTCGATGCCGTTCTACGCCAACTACGCGCAGTACTGGGCCCCGAACTTCGGCGCCACCTACCTCGGCCCCGACGGCCAGTCGCACCTCGCCGACAGCCCCGAGTGGAAGGCGATGTTCGACTTCCAGAAGCAGCTGGTCGACTTCTACGGCGGCCACGCCAAGGTCGAGCAGTTCAAGGCAGGTCTCGGCGAGGAGTACTCGGCGGACCACGGTTTCCAGCGCGGCAAGCTCGCGATGATGATCGACGGCGAGTACCGCACCGCGTTCATCAAGGACCAGGCGCCGGCGCTGAAGTTCGGCACCGCGGCCCCGCCGGTGCTCGACAGCAAGCCGGACCGTTACGGCGGCGCGTTCACCACGGGCACGATCATCGCGATCCCCAAGGGTGCCAAGAACCCCGGCGCGGCCTGGGAACTGATCAAGCAGGTCACCCTCGACACCTCCACGCTGGTCGAACTGTCGAACGGGCTGAAGAACGTCCCGAGCACCAAGGCCGCGCTGACCGACCCGAAGCTCGACGTCAACCCCGAGTTCAAGACGTTCCTCGACCTGTACAACGGCGGGAAGCTGCTGCCCAACCCGTCGACGCCGATCGGTGACGCGCACCTCAAGGCCGTCAACGACTTCGCCGAGAAGTGGCAGGCGGGCAACATCCCCGACATGGTCGCGGGTCTCAAGCAGGTCGACGCTCAGATCAACGACGAGCTGGCCCAGAAACGCGCCGGCGGCTGA
- a CDS encoding carbohydrate ABC transporter permease: MTSTLDSRAVASPSASTRTRKGNAARRRRTVFYFIAPAMLGFLIFFGYPLIATVYYSFTRYDLINPPEFIGFDNYIRMFTSEQLVGTAAYNTLWLVIVLTVCRVVFALGVASIISRLKSGVGLVRTLCYLPSLAPPAAATLAFVFLFNPEYGPVNAFLRTIGIDGGLWFNDPAMSKPALTLLVMWGSGELMIIILAALLDVPQEQHEAAQLDGAGPVRRFWHVTLPSISPVLLFGVVNSMIFALQFFTQAIVAGSSAAGAADVAGNTRFIGAPQNSTLTYPVWLYVQGFRYFNMGYAAAMAVLLFIVSAGFTWILVRQMRKTQHQEEGA; this comes from the coding sequence ATGACATCGACCCTGGATTCCAGGGCGGTCGCCTCCCCTTCCGCGTCCACCCGGACGCGGAAGGGGAACGCGGCACGCCGTCGTCGCACCGTCTTCTACTTCATCGCGCCGGCGATGCTCGGGTTCCTGATCTTCTTCGGCTACCCGCTGATCGCCACGGTGTACTACTCGTTCACCCGCTACGACCTGATCAACCCGCCCGAGTTCATCGGCTTCGACAACTACATCCGGATGTTCACCAGCGAACAGCTGGTCGGCACCGCCGCGTACAACACGCTGTGGCTGGTGATCGTCCTGACGGTCTGCCGGGTCGTGTTCGCGCTCGGCGTCGCCTCGATCATCTCCCGGCTCAAGTCGGGCGTAGGCCTGGTGCGGACGCTCTGCTACCTGCCTTCGCTGGCCCCGCCCGCCGCGGCGACCCTGGCGTTCGTGTTCCTGTTCAACCCGGAATACGGCCCGGTCAACGCGTTCCTGCGGACGATCGGCATCGACGGCGGCCTGTGGTTCAACGATCCGGCGATGTCGAAGCCCGCGCTGACCCTGCTGGTGATGTGGGGTTCGGGCGAGCTGATGATCATCATCCTGGCGGCGCTGCTCGACGTGCCGCAGGAACAGCACGAAGCCGCTCAGCTCGACGGCGCGGGGCCGGTCCGCCGGTTCTGGCACGTCACGCTCCCGTCGATCTCGCCGGTGCTGCTGTTCGGCGTCGTCAACTCGATGATCTTCGCGCTGCAGTTCTTCACGCAGGCGATCGTCGCGGGCTCGTCGGCCGCGGGCGCGGCCGACGTCGCGGGCAACACCAGATTCATCGGCGCACCACAGAATTCGACGCTGACCTACCCGGTCTGGCTGTACGTCCAGGGATTCCGGTACTTCAACATGGGTTACGCGGCGGCGATGGCGGTCCTGCTGTTCATCGTCTCGGCCGGGTTCACCTGGATCCTGGTCCGCCAGATGCGCAAGACCCAGCACCAGGAGGAGGGGGCATGA
- a CDS encoding carbohydrate ABC transporter permease: MTTLAEPRRAAPASEPPKVRVRRKWDKKLYWIATHSVGIAMGVIFMLPILFVFLTAVMSSEQALSSNFWPKEWHFENFIEVFEKAPLLQYFGNSMLYSTLATFGALVSAIPAAYALSKLKFRGQNLFFMLTVAAMMLPPQVTVVPLYDLWVRLGFTGTLVPLIVPYFFFDAFSIFLLRQFFLTIPKDYLEAAKIDGCNEFQAMVKVLIPMAKPGIAATAMFCFLFTWNDYFGPLLYTGETRDSWPLSLAIASFRGMHHVEWNLTMAATALIMLPVIVLFVFAQKSFVKGITFTGVKG; the protein is encoded by the coding sequence ATGACCACCCTGGCCGAGCCCCGGCGCGCCGCCCCGGCGTCCGAACCGCCGAAGGTGCGGGTGCGGCGCAAATGGGACAAGAAGCTGTACTGGATCGCGACGCACAGCGTGGGGATCGCGATGGGCGTGATCTTCATGCTGCCCATCCTGTTCGTGTTCCTCACCGCGGTGATGTCCAGCGAACAGGCGCTTTCGTCGAACTTCTGGCCGAAGGAATGGCACTTCGAGAACTTCATCGAGGTGTTCGAAAAGGCGCCGCTGCTGCAGTATTTCGGCAACAGCATGCTGTATTCGACGCTGGCCACCTTCGGGGCGCTCGTCTCGGCGATCCCGGCGGCGTACGCGCTTTCGAAGCTGAAGTTCCGCGGGCAGAACCTGTTCTTCATGTTGACCGTCGCCGCGATGATGCTCCCCCCGCAGGTCACCGTCGTGCCGCTGTACGACCTGTGGGTGCGGCTCGGGTTCACCGGGACACTGGTTCCGCTGATCGTGCCGTACTTCTTCTTCGACGCTTTCTCGATCTTCCTGCTGCGGCAGTTCTTCCTCACCATTCCGAAGGACTACCTCGAAGCGGCGAAGATCGACGGCTGCAACGAGTTCCAGGCGATGGTCAAGGTGCTGATCCCGATGGCGAAGCCGGGGATCGCGGCCACCGCGATGTTCTGCTTCCTGTTTACCTGGAACGACTACTTCGGTCCACTGCTCTACACCGGTGAAACCCGTGACAGCTGGCCGCTTTCGCTGGCGATCGCGTCGTTCCGCGGTATGCACCACGTGGAATGGAACCTCACCATGGCGGCCACCGCGCTGATCATGCTGCCGGTGATCGTGCTGTTCGTGTTCGCGCAGAAGTCCTTCGTCAAGGGCATCACATTCACAGGGGTCAAGGGATGA
- a CDS encoding 6-phospho-beta-glucosidase, with protein sequence MKLAVVGGGSTYTPELIDGIAGRRSTLDVDEIVLIDPDAYRVEAVGDFSNRLLEHAGHPARVRTTASLEEGVDGASAVLIQLRVGGQRARRGDETFPHACGCVGQETTGAGGLAKALRTVPVVLDIADRVRKIAGDDTWIVNFTNPVGIVTRALLNEGHRAVGLCNVAIHLQRTFAHLLGAGTDDVKLVHTGLNHLSWERQVLVDGVDRLPELLGEHAEFLGEHVTAPVEWMRRMNVVPSYYLKYYYGHDEQVMKQRTERPRADVVSDVEEELLKVYLDPEVVTKPEQLEKRGGAYYSEAAVQLVHALTSGGPAEEHVVNVRNEGTFDFLPDDAVIEVPSLVDGNGPRPIPQAPVEQRFAGLIAGVTAYEHLALEAAIKGGRDRVADALLAHPLVGQYTKADQLADTLVQINREFLPWAGA encoded by the coding sequence ATGAAACTGGCAGTCGTCGGTGGCGGTTCCACGTACACGCCCGAACTGATCGACGGGATCGCCGGGCGGCGGTCCACTTTGGACGTCGACGAGATCGTGCTGATCGATCCGGACGCCTACCGGGTGGAGGCGGTCGGCGACTTCAGCAACCGGTTGCTGGAGCACGCCGGGCATCCGGCGCGGGTCCGCACCACCGCGAGCCTCGAAGAGGGCGTCGACGGGGCTTCGGCGGTGCTGATCCAGTTGCGGGTCGGCGGGCAGCGCGCGCGGCGCGGGGACGAGACGTTCCCGCACGCCTGTGGCTGTGTCGGGCAGGAGACCACGGGCGCGGGCGGCCTCGCGAAGGCGCTGCGCACCGTGCCGGTGGTGCTCGACATCGCCGACAGGGTAAGGAAAATCGCCGGGGACGACACCTGGATCGTCAACTTCACCAACCCGGTCGGCATCGTCACCCGCGCGCTGCTGAACGAGGGGCACCGCGCGGTCGGGCTGTGCAACGTCGCGATCCACCTCCAGCGCACGTTCGCGCATCTGCTCGGCGCCGGGACCGACGACGTCAAACTCGTCCACACCGGACTGAACCACCTGAGCTGGGAACGGCAGGTGCTCGTCGACGGCGTGGACCGGCTGCCGGAACTGCTGGGGGAGCACGCGGAGTTCCTCGGCGAGCACGTCACCGCGCCGGTGGAGTGGATGCGGCGGATGAACGTCGTGCCGTCGTACTACCTGAAGTACTACTACGGGCACGACGAGCAGGTCATGAAGCAGCGCACCGAGCGGCCGCGCGCGGACGTCGTCAGCGACGTCGAAGAGGAACTGCTCAAGGTGTACCTCGACCCGGAGGTGGTGACCAAACCGGAGCAGCTGGAGAAGCGGGGCGGCGCCTACTATTCCGAGGCCGCGGTGCAGCTCGTGCACGCGCTGACTTCGGGCGGCCCCGCGGAGGAGCACGTCGTCAACGTCCGCAACGAAGGCACTTTCGACTTTCTGCCGGACGACGCCGTCATCGAAGTACCGTCCCTTGTGGACGGGAACGGTCCTCGTCCGATCCCGCAGGCGCCGGTGGAACAGCGGTTCGCCGGGCTCATCGCCGGGGTGACCGCGTACGAGCACCTCGCGCTGGAAGCGGCGATCAAGGGCGGCCGGGACCGGGTGGCCGACGCGCTGCTCGCGCATCCGCTGGTCGGGCAGTACACCAAGGCCGATCAGCTCGCCGACACCCTCGTGCAGATCAACCGTGAGTTCCTGCCGTGGGCGGGGGCATGA
- a CDS encoding N-acetylglucosamine kinase: MGGGMTAGTRDVVVAIDGGNSKTDVLIVSRDGRVLGQSRGPGASPQNIGVDASVQLLERLVLEALRGAGIPDERPFAAHTSAYLAGLDFPQEEAILHAALAARGWSDTLIVGNDTLALLRAGSSDGTGVAVVCGAGINGAGVSADGREQRFPALGKISGDWGGGYRLGEEALWWAVRAEDGRGPGTALQAAVAAHFKASSVLEVVRRLHFEDLHTDSIHGLCPLLFAVAAGGDEVAQDVVDRFVDEVAVLVTVILRRLELTGEAPEVILGGGVLTGVGAPVIAEIERRCLKVAPRASVQVVDVAPVVGAALFALDTIGAPDTAKSSLKAATKRV; encoded by the coding sequence GTGGGCGGGGGCATGACGGCCGGCACACGGGACGTCGTCGTCGCGATCGACGGCGGCAACAGCAAGACCGACGTCCTGATCGTCTCGCGGGACGGCCGGGTGCTCGGGCAGTCGCGGGGGCCGGGCGCGTCCCCGCAGAACATCGGGGTCGACGCCAGCGTCCAGCTGCTGGAAAGGCTGGTCCTGGAGGCCCTACGCGGGGCGGGGATTCCCGACGAACGTCCCTTCGCGGCACATACGTCGGCCTACCTCGCGGGGCTGGATTTCCCGCAGGAGGAAGCGATCCTGCACGCGGCGCTGGCCGCCCGCGGCTGGAGCGACACGCTGATCGTCGGCAACGACACGCTCGCGCTGCTGCGCGCGGGCAGTTCCGACGGAACGGGTGTGGCGGTGGTGTGCGGCGCCGGGATCAACGGGGCCGGCGTCAGCGCCGACGGCCGTGAGCAGCGATTCCCGGCGCTGGGCAAGATCTCCGGCGACTGGGGCGGCGGCTACCGGCTGGGCGAGGAGGCGCTGTGGTGGGCCGTCCGCGCCGAAGACGGCCGAGGCCCCGGCACGGCCCTGCAGGCGGCCGTCGCCGCGCACTTCAAGGCGTCTTCGGTACTGGAAGTGGTGCGGCGGCTGCATTTCGAGGATCTGCACACCGATTCGATCCACGGCCTGTGCCCGCTGCTGTTCGCCGTCGCGGCGGGCGGCGACGAGGTGGCGCAGGACGTGGTCGACCGGTTCGTCGACGAGGTCGCCGTCCTGGTCACGGTCATCCTGCGGCGGCTCGAACTGACCGGGGAAGCGCCCGAAGTCATCCTCGGCGGGGGAGTGCTGACCGGGGTCGGCGCGCCGGTGATCGCGGAGATCGAGCGGCGGTGCCTGAAGGTGGCTCCGCGCGCTTCGGTGCAGGTTGTCGACGTCGCCCCTGTGGTCGGCGCGGCGTTGTTCGCGCTGGACACCATCGGCGCCCCCGACACCGCCAAGTCCTCCCTGAAGGCCGCGACCAAACGGGTCTGA